A stretch of DNA from Saccharomycodes ludwigii strain NBRC 1722 chromosome I, whole genome shotgun sequence:
TAAGTTTTtccatcaaaaaaaaaaaaaaaaaaaaagaaaaaagaaaaaagaaaaaagaaaaaaaaaaagaaaaaaatttaagcGTTTTTATTGAAGGAAAAACATTTTCTGTtttgtcctttttttttttctttttgtatctttttgtatctttttgtatctttttatatctCCCCCCCCCCCTCTTCCCTCCTTATCTGATCTTTAGTTGTAAGCATAAGTTAACAGAATATAAGTAGTAATATACTGGTCGATAATGAATAGTGgcaatgaaaataataacgtTGCTGATATTACTGCTCAAAAACCCCAAAAACATATTTCTTCATCTGCAACAGCCGCCACAGTCTCTATGATTacaaatactaataataatgctatAAATAATACCCATTCTTCCACCGAACATACAACTCCAGATGCACAATACTTATTAGGATATCCAAGTTCTGCACGTCAAAAACATTTGATATCTGAAGAGCAACAAGTCCCTCTTTCTACTGCGGCTAATTCTAACGGTACTACAGCTACTGGCTTTATTACTCATGATTTACTAAATGATACGCCTATAACGACCGCAACTTCCaatgttgttgttggtacCATAGAAACAAGAACTAGAGCAGACTCAAAACTTGAACCTGTACTGGGTCCAACTTCAATAACaccaaataataacaatatcatgctaaataatataaccGCTGCCACTGCTGATAATCATTCTACCTCTAAAATTGTTGATGCAAGTACTAACGGCAATGGCATTCTACATTCTGATGTGATTAATAAAACGAACAATACTACAACTAGTTCTACCCGTAATATTGGGCCTGCGGGTAAGACCACTCTTATTGCTACTCAGCCTAAAAGtattaccaataatacCCAGGAACTAGGCTTTTTATTAAGTGaatcaaattttaattcCACCAAGATAAGTAATTTGATAAGCGAGAATAGTGTTAATAACCCTACGAATACCAATGCTGCTAATAGTATTATCACCAGTAATAACATCAATCATAATAagggtaataataatagtaataatgataataataataataataatgctaacaacaacaacaacaacaacaacaacagcaacaataaCGGAGAAATCAgtagcagcagcagcaagaacaacaacaacaataataataccaacgACGACAATACCAAtattaataccaatatTAACACGAAAATGAATAATCACAGCACCAATAACACTAATATTCATGCGAatgccaataataataatgttccTATCAAAAATTCTACCAATGATGACGACAATCATAACACGaacattaatattaattccATATCCAAAGGTCTTGCTCCTGTTGTTACTAATAGTGGCAATCTCACTGATTTAGGATCTGTACATTTACCCTTTAATAATGAAGTTATcaatactactactactactactactaatactaataataataataatcataataataatatacgTGCTATGCATGATAACAGACGCAGTAGTAGAAGTACTGCtagtattaataacactgataatactactactactcatattaataaaaataccaacTATCTCAATACCAGTAACGGAACACGTTCTATTAACAATTTACCCTCTAAAACTGCCAATAACATTATAGGGAACAATGAAAACGGTATAATGGTGAATAACAATGGCATAACCACAAGTGTCCAACTATATCAAAGGATTGAAGATGTGTCTGTTAGATTAATGGCACTAGAAGAAATAACGAGGAAATTGTATTTTAAAGTTGATGAGCAAAGGCGAGAAATTTTAGGGTTAAGAGCGGAAAATAAAGCTTTGATCACGGAACTGTCTTCCAATTTAGTGAATgtaaacaataaattaGAGTCATTTATGATAGATttcagtaataatattagcGGTACCCAGAATAACCATATAACCaatggaaataataatagttttgGTCTTACTGGCAACTTGTTTTCTATTTTGTCGCATAATAATCAGAGTAATGGTAATGTAAATATAACACCTGGGAGCGCTAGTAATCCATTAGAGGATAAACTATCCCTTTTAGGTGATGTGTTGAAAAATAGGATGAATAGTAGTGGTAATCATTCTGGAACACCTGCCACTACCTTGTACACATCTGCACTattgaataattataatactACACAGAACAATAAGAGTTACACAGATGGAATCAATGCTACTACCAGTTCATTAGCAAGTACGAAAAACAGTGGCACTGAGGATACCAATAAAAACAGTGCTTCTACTTACATTACTTCTAATGGGGGTgttttaaatgattttgaaaaactaaTAAATGAGGGAACAGTTAGACCCTTTAAGTTAAACCCATCtgttttaacaaaaaagaagaaggaaaaagagCAACTGCGAAAAATAAGGAATCGATTTAATTCAGATGCTAGTTTAGAAGAAGATCTTTCAAgtttaaaatatgaaaaaggTGATCGTAACAATCGCGATGAGAATGGAAATCATAAGCATGCGTTGGCTACCTCTTCTAGTTTACCtaatataaacaattttaCGTTTAATTCACTACTACAATCAAATCAAAATGTTTCTACTACTTTATTAAATGGTGGTAATAACACTGTCGGCGATAATACCGAGACTGTACAAACACCTAAgctattgaattttttgaaattaaatgGCAATGGTGGTTCTACCACTAACCTTGCTACTGCTAGTAATCATATGCTCCAAGGACATAACAGATtacacaacaacaacaacaacaataataataataacaccgCTGGATTATTAAATACGGCAGTTTTCACATTGGAtgataatagcaataattcTGTGAATACTGAACCGGTATCTACGatttccaataataacaatattagtAGTACTGCCACTGTTAATAATATGGCGGCTCCAGCTTCTACGGTTAATAATCCTAGCGCTATGAATCAGCTTAATTCagataaaaaagtttatgaGGAAAAAATTGTTCAGCATTCCGATTATAATAACCatgataacaacaatactgAGGATATCAACAATTATGAGGAAGATGATGGttatgaagaagaagatgttGATGACGAGGATGATGATGAGAATGAGGGACTGGCTAATGTTAAACggaaaataaattctaGTGATTCTACTAAATCATTTACAAAGCATAGAAGAAAGAAGAGAGTTAAGGATACCGGCAATGTTTATGCTACCAATGACGGTACCAACAAGAAGACTAAAACTATGAAagatttttcaataaaagatttacaAAACACGAAGGAAAACCAGCAGTTGCCAAAAGATATAGATTACCTCATGGTCAAAGCACCAGAAACTGTACGATTAATATGGGAGGAATATATTCAAGGTGTTGATGGTAAGCCTTCGGTAATGTATTTAGAAAATACGTATGGGAATAGATGGaggagagaaaaaaatagtaagaCTTTTAGTAGGAGGAAaagattttataaatttattattaatgggATGAAAGAGGGAAAAACCGCTGACGAAAtgattaatattttagaatCAAAAAGAGAGTATATAGATGATAAAggggataaaaaaaagaaaaccatTGGATGGCTTCAACAGACATTGGCGGGGACATAGGTTCGTTAGTTactttaaaagaattattcATTCATTCAttcattcaattttttttttttttcttttttttttttgaaatatttagcATTTTagtttgatttttattattttttatatataagttttagatttctatttttgtcagtctgatatatatattcatttctttaatttttttttattttggattatttattaattattattttgtactATTAGATGATTTTATAATAGCTGTTGCAATGACACTTTTCATTGGTTCTTCGATGCTAAACGATAAtgttatttcttttttgattcCCGAACagtttcttttaattcccgtgaaatttttttttaatgtgctttaaaaaaaaaaaggggaaaggaaggaaaaattttcacgtgctattttttgtaatctTTTGCAACTTTTTCTAagatttataaaattaacgTTAACAAAAGTTGCACATCTTTCTGCAAAAATGTTGGATGCTTGgatttaaaagaaagggaaaagaagaaaaaaaaaaatacctgTTCTTcgattgttatttttataatttcataatcatggacttttttttttttttttttttttttttctttctttttctttcttgttcttttttcgCCTATTATGAAGAAAAGTGTGGTTGGTGGCTACGCTGATAATCAACTTGGCAAGATTAGATTTACGTAGCAAAAAAGTGTTATTCTaacatgaaaaaaaaaaaaactatgtGCAATTGTTTGGAGACATAATtctaatagtattattaatagcgcaattttttattttattttattttattttttaaaagaaataattacACCTGTAATTGACTCTAACCTAAATAGAGTGAAGCTAGTCCTTGATCATAAATCAATCGTGTAATATAagtttttctatttttccctttttttcttttttctttcgtttgtaaaataaaattaaatcttttcccaaaaataatgtacagaacaaaaaaaaaatttatttgtataattatttattaacttaatttaatttacttCTTTTCCGGAGAAAACACCTTGACGGTTCTATATTCATAACACAATCAAACCAACGTAATATATATAGGCTGTGTTAGTTTATTTCTCttgatttatttctataaaattaataagcaaaggtaataaaattgaacgCAGTTTTATTTCACCCTATTATctacattttttattttgttttgaaacTATTGcgaaatatatatgtatgtatgtattTGTGCACGTATTGTAAGTATCtgggctttttttttgttacattaaaaaaaaaaaaaacaaaataaacaaattcaGTAATGAATAATTAGTATTGtaataatttgttattaattgaAAGATCCgtttttctattattattattctttttttgttttttaaattgtgTGTTTATTAAAGACATGTGTTGTCTTTATTCCTTAAATCATCtcataaaacaaaacaaaacaaaacaaaacaaaacaaaaaaaaaaaaagggagaTCTTACACGAACAtaaatttccaaaaaattaaaaattttctcaacaataaaaaaaaataaaatttgatatttgaaaaaaaaaaaaaaaaaaaaaaaaaaaaaaaaaaaaagtatataaaagGGTGGTTTAGTTAATCTCCTGTGAAATCTTCTTTGAATTAATTCCCTTAGATTTCAAACTATTTTAGACTGGCAATTTCTTTTGTCttttgtaataaatatataaaaattttactcctaaaaaaaaaagaaaatcaatcaaaactaaaaagtttaatttataacaacaaataacaataaaaaatgggtTTCTTTGACAAGGCTAAGGCTTATGCTGAACAAAAGGGTAAAGATGAATTGAATCAAAGGTTCAACAACTTGAGCGTTGGTGGAtctaacaacaataacagtTCCTCTAACTCTGGTAACAATGATGATTCTTACGGTtctaacaataacaatgatgatTCTTACGGTtctaacaataacaatgacgACTCATACGGTTCTAACAATAACGATGATTCCTACGGTTCTAACAACAATGATGATTCTTATGGTTCCAAGAAGAGTGGTAAGAAGGGTGGTGACTCATACGGTTCCAACAATGACGACTCTTATGGttccaacaacaacaacaatgacGATTCTTATGGttccaacaacaacaatgacTCTTATGGTTCTAACAACAATGATGATTCCTACGGTTCTAACAACAATGATGACTCTTACAGTTCCAAGAAGAGCGGTAAGAAGGGTGGTGACTCATACGGTTCCAACAATGACGACTCCTACGGttccaacaacaacaacgatGACTCTTATGGTTCTAACAACAATGATGACTCTTACAGTTCCAAGAAGAGTGGTAAGAAGGGTGGTAACTCATATGGTTCCAACAATGACGACTCCTACGGttccaacaacaacaatgatgATTCCTACGGTtctaacaacaacaacggtGACTCTTATGGTTCTAACAACAATGATGACTCTTACAGTTCCAAGAAGAGTGGTAAGAAGGGTGGTAACTCATACGGTTCCAGCAATGACGACTCCTACGGttccaacaataacaatgacgACTCTTATGGTtctaacaacaacaacgatGATTCCTACGGTTCTAACAACAATGATGACTCTTATGGTTCCAAGAAGAGTGGTAAGAAGGGTGGTAACTCATACGGTTCCAGCAATGACGACTCCTACGGttccaacaataacaatgacgACTCTTATGGTTCTAACAACAACGATGATTCCTACGGTTCTAACAACAACGATGACTCTTATGGTTCCAAGAAAAGTGGTAGAGGTGGTAACTCCTACGGTTCCAACAATGACGACTCATATGGTTCtaacaacaatgataatTCTTACGGTTCCAACAATGACGATTCTTACGGTTCtggtaacaataatgattcTTATGGTTCTGGTAGAGGAGGTCGTGGTGATGATTATtaggaataaaaaagttgatgatgttcaattttctttttcttttctaattttcAGTTCTTGAAATAACTAGTTACTGTCAGTATttgttatctttttatatgattttatttacttttatagTATCTCTATTCAAATTAGTTTAAATTAAGTTTAGCTTATGAGATTATTCTGATAATGTTTGGATTGCACCACAGGCTGGATTTTCATAGCATGTCGAAAAATACATGCCTAAAGCTGGGGCCTTTCGATACTTTAAACTTGAATATATCgtcaagaaaaaaaaaaaaaaaaattcagaaaaataaaaaaagttgattCTTTCTCCTAACAAAGTCTAATTCATGGAGTACCTCAACATTTAATTatagttattaatatatatataacacgtatataaaaattatataagcATAGGGGGAGAGGGAATAGATAAAGTGAgctttttctatttatttaattattactgttactaccaccaaAAGCATTGTTTAAGCGTTGATTAATTCCATTTTCAGcaactttttcaaatttatcgACGTTGTCACTACCAAACTTGGTTCTAGCTTCAGAGTCAAGGTTCTTGAACTCACTATTTTGAGCAATCTTTTGTTCCCCTTCCTTTTCGTAGGTTTGGAATTGACTGCCAGCAATCTTACCTTCAATACTCTTTTCAATAGAATTCATTGTTGATTAATCTtgttttcgttttttttttttaattttttttaatttttcttcttttttgtatCTGAAAACAAAAGCCAAGACTGACCAAAAGTATTatgaaaaagagaaagtGAAGGAAAATGAGATCAAGAGGATAcggaaatattaaaaaaaaaaaaagttgagTGAGAAAGACAAATAttagataaatatatatgtatttatataaaaggaaaataggggtaaaaaaatttgaacaGATTCATATGAAACAGTAACAATTAATGGATTGTGTTTAAATTAAGATACGCATTAGAAGGGAGTGAACTGTGAAGAAAATGggattaaattaaataagcttctttttttttttcgtttacCGAACGGaacttattattttgagacaactgtttttaatttgcattttttttttttttttttttttttttttgctgaGATATTTTGTACAGGTGTATGAAAAATGTTAATCCCTTCCCTTCTTCGAACAATGGACCGCTACAATCGCTTTAGACTTCTGGGATAGTTTCTTAATAAACTAAACGCCTTCTTAGcctccttttttattttttttttgcttaataaaaaaagaatttagAAACAAATCGGAATAATTaaccaataaaaatgaaagaagAATTAAGTATCTATTATTggcaattttttctttctttctttctttctttcttttaaaaaccCAAATCACCACTTCTTTTCTCAATCTTAACgctcccttttttttcaaatttttttttttttttttttgttttgtgtTGCAAAGTAAATAACTACGtagtatatttatttgttttacaaaaaggaaacaaaaaaaaaagggtgaaaaagttattttttgacTTTTTAGTAATATATCACGTGCATAAAGTAAATAGTAACGACGGCTTAAAGAAACGATCGTTTATAACGaaaatcctttttttttaaccattaaaagaaatatatataaaaatacgTATATAGATCTTTGTATGTGTAATTCATCATttattatagttataaTTATTGTTCTTATTATATGCACCCTTTAAGATTTATACATATGTTTTAAAtagcaagaaaaaaaaaaaaaaaaaaaaaacttgcaAGGAGTATATTGAATGTTATGGggctttttttctttttttgttttatttccctttttttcttgttcttaAGACAAACACTAAGAATCTGAATAAACGATTTATCAACttcaagaagaaaaaagttccagtctaaaaattttttttttttttttttttttttaatgacgATCTTACCCTTTAAAACacatattattacttaCTGTAGTAGCAATAAGATTTAATTAACCAGAACATGACTAACAAATACTATGGAATATATACTCTCGTTTACCTCCAGATTCTGAGATATGGCtgatttatttagaaaGAAATGAATATGATGATGTATTTCGTTcaaatcaatattttttttaagggaactttttaaatatatgttttattttttttttttttctttcaataaTTATAACATACTAGTTGAAACTACTCATATACAGAAGGCAACTAAATTTAAGgtaaaataatgatttacTTTACTATTACCATTTACGAATACACACAtttctcattttttaaGGGTAACTTTTAAGGGAGGATATGGGAAATAAGTATGACCAAGCTTGTATACTCCATTCCTGAAACAACTGTTacctttaaaaataatatccaaagactaaaaaaaaaaaaaaaaaaaaaaaaaaagtatataaatacaGCAAACTTGTTGGATATTTCAGTCTTGTTTTCCTTACTGTCTTACTTAATCCATTCCAtcttttgtattttattgttaacCTTAGTTTTCAATTGTCTCTCACTATATAAAAACTAATatcaacaagaaaaaaagaaaaagaaagcaaaaaaaaaaaagattaacaacaacaacaacaacaacaacaaaatgtCTAACTTATTGAACAAATTTTCTGAAAAAATCTCTGGCCATGAACacaatgaaaatgataatgacCAACGTGGTACTCGTCAGAGTAATCAAAAGCAACAAGGCTCTTTAAACAATAGGTCTGGTAACCGTAACGAGCTAAATGATGATTATAACACTTCTGCCGGTGGTTTTGGAAACCAAGGTTACGCTGGTCGTAACTCTGGCAGAACCCAACAAGATTCTAACTATACCGGCAATGCTATGAATGATGCTGATGAGGCTGACGATGATGACCAGTTTGGTCAATATGGCGTTAGTTCCAGTCGTCAAACCAGATCTCAAACTACCTCTCACCAAAAAACAGGACCATATGACATGGATGAGGATGACAGTGATTTGACTGGCACTACTCAAGATGCTTACAACAGTGCACCTGCCCAAAGAGGTATTGGCAAGGGACATCAATATATGAGCGATAACATGTGACGTGTgtcttttgttttaaattttttttctttttttttaagttcttcttaaaaaattttgtaggcccttttttttttttcatttcagTAGTCTAACCTTATAGtttggaaaaagaaatttttttttttccattttcagGTGTTAGGTGGTTTATTTCATTTGTTTTAGGGTAAAATATTGCGAATTGGATGATTTATAGGTACATATTACATAAAGTATTTATTACGtttttgaatatatatatatatattttttccgTTCTATGGACGTTTTTATAAAACATCTTGTATTTTATGTCTTATTGTAGAACGGCGatgagagagagagagagagggAGGGAGATTTCCTTGGCACGAGGTCCCTAAAATATTTCGGACTTTTaaagtttgtttttattaaaaaaattcttcCGGGATTGGTGCGTTTGCGGATATTCGCTTATTTAAGTGGAAAGAAggaataatttttgtaactgcaaaaaaaaaagaaaagaaaaaaagaaaaaacactCAAACACACAATTCCATTTATAAATGGAATTTAGGTCTATTTCGCCGACTTCCTAGAGGAAAGACTACTTATTTCTTCACAACTTGACTGCAAGTAATGGCCAGATGACAATCCCTACCGCTGCCGGGACCCTCCCTCCTAACAAAGACGATACCTCATATGAGAAGCCAATAAACAGCACAAGGTTTTATAAGCAAAATATTGTTCCAATCTTTCATAATATAACCAAACAACAacacaataacaatagcagtggtaataaatatatcaaattAAGTGGAGATAAagatattgataatatatcTGCATatctttcaaaaattaatgaaaattcAATCCATCTAAATACCAAGCTCTCCGGACAcaaagaacaagaaaaaattatacatcatcataaacaaacaaatttatCATATAAGTTGGCCAATAATTCTGTGCCAGTTTTTGAAGTaacaaaagaattattattcatcAATAATTTGGAGTCTCCTTTGCGATTTTACGAGGGAGTTAAAGATTTAGGTGAAAAATACGGGTGCATCATagttaaatttttagatGACATACATAATAATTTGAATGAATCGTTTTATAAAGATTTggattcttttaaatttaaaacgaaaagattattatatgaTAATACAACAAATGATAACTTGCTTACCAAACTGGAATTTTATAAACAGCTGTATGCGTATCATTGTAATACTGGAAATACTACCGGTATGCATGCCACAAAACTTACCAGAATACCCAATATCGGCAAAAAACCATTGGATTTATACAGATTATACACTTGCCTCCAAACGCATGGGGGGTATAAAAATGTTTGCCAGCGAAAGTCATGGCCACAAGTAGTTAGAGAATTAGGCTATCCTCCATCCATGATCCAATCAGTGATTACACCGATCAAAGCAGCAGCCAACAAGATATTTGATGGTTTTACATTTGATTGTAGTAATAAGAGACGGCATGAACTTAACGATGAAAGTGAAAATTGCCCaccttttaaaaaagtttgctgtcaagttttaaattcttCAAAAGAGTTTAACAGATTGACAGATCTCctcatatataaacaaaaattttattttgataaaaatggtaTTATTACGAGCGACAGTGTACCcatcaaaaaatacaatgACAAAACATTTACGTTTTGGCACAATGGCATGGCCGAGGATTACACCACGTTGAACAGCAAGGGTGTTATGAAATCTACATATTCCCTAAGACAATTCATTTATAGAAACAAAGCCTTTTGcatgaatatattaaataataattttaatatacacACTGGAGATGTATCAAAATACGAGCTTtctgattttgaaaatgtttATTGGAGGTTGTTAAGCGAAAAACATAATAACTTACCTATACAAGTGGAAAATAGTGTATCTGTGTCAACAAAATTGGGGAATCCTAGTAATATATCGaaatcattaaatttttggGACTTTACTAGAATTACCGATGAATCTTTGCTGAAGTATGGAAATATTGACTATAGTAACAATTTACACTCCAAACTAAACGTATCAATGTGTTTTTCTGTAAAAAATTGGACCACCATTGAAGAAAACACATATTTACCCAATGTGAATATGATTCACCTCGGTGCTTCGAAACTATGGTATGTCATTCCATCCAGTGATACAATACGatttaacaatttaatGAGAGCGTCGATGGAAATGACAAAACATTGTACGAAAACAAGTAACATTACACAGGATATGTTTGCTAGTTCggatttttatcaaaattttataaatacttcagatgaattattttttataaataataataaggaAGTTGATTCTGATTATGAAGAGGGTAATACTTTTTCGATTAGTCCCGAGGTCTatcaatataataataataataataataataatagtaataataataatattcaacTATCAGTTAAAGATATACTAAAAGAGGGAATCACtgtaaataattttgttcaagaagaaaatagtTTTGTTTTCACCTATCCTGGTGCTACAACCTTTAATCTATCAAGTGGTGTTTCCATATCAGAGGAAATGAATTTTTGTGCATGGGACTGGTTTGAATCATACTTTTATGGCCAGATATCAAGTATACTTGATGAACCTAAGAAATTATGTAGTAGTGAGGCATTAGAATCTGTTCCATCATTACAACTTTTGAtgtcaatttatttaaatggtTCTAGTTTAGAATCCTATAATGCACAAT
This window harbors:
- the HOT1 gene encoding Hot1p (similar to Saccharomyces cerevisiae YMR172W | HOT1 | High-Osmolarity-induced Transcription) codes for the protein MNSGNENNNVADITAQKPQKHISSSATAATVSMITNTNNNAINNTHSSTEHTTPDAQYLLGYPSSARQKHLISEEQQVPLSTAANSNGTTATGFITHDLLNDTPITTATSNVVVGTIETRTRADSKLEPVLGPTSITPNNNNIMLNNITAATADNHSTSKIVDASTNGNGILHSDVINKTNNTTTSSTRNIGPAGKTTLIATQPKSITNNTQELGFLLSESNFNSTKISNLISENSVNNPTNTNAANSIITSNNINHNKGNNNSNNDNNNNNNANNNNNNNNNSNNNGEISSSSSKNNNNNNNTNDDNTNINTNINTKMNNHSTNNTNIHANANNNNVPIKNSTNDDDNHNTNININSISKGLAPVVTNSGNLTDLGSVHLPFNNEVINTTTTTTTNTNNNNNHNNNIRAMHDNRRSSRSTASINNTDNTTTTHINKNTNYLNTSNGTRSINNLPSKTANNIIGNNENGIMVNNNGITTSVQLYQRIEDVSVRLMALEEITRKLYFKVDEQRREILGLRAENKALITELSSNLVNVNNKLESFMIDFSNNISGTQNNHITNGNNNSFGLTGNLFSILSHNNQSNGNVNITPGSASNPLEDKLSLLGDVLKNRMNSSGNHSGTPATTLYTSALLNNYNTTQNNKSYTDGINATTSSLASTKNSGTEDTNKNSASTYITSNGGVLNDFEKLINEGTVRPFKLNPSVLTKKKKEKEQLRKIRNRFNSDASLEEDLSSLKYEKGDRNNRDENGNHKHALATSSSLPNINNFTFNSLLQSNQNVSTTLLNGGNNTVGDNTETVQTPKLLNFLKLNGNGGSTTNLATASNHMLQGHNRLHNNNNNNNNNNTAGLLNTAVFTLDDNSNNSVNTEPVSTISNNNNISSTATVNNMAAPASTVNNPSAMNQLNSDKKVYEEKIVQHSDYNNHDNNNTEDINNYEEDDGYEEEDVDDEDDDENEGLANVKRKINSSDSTKSFTKHRRKKRVKDTGNVYATNDGTNKKTKTMKDFSIKDLQNTKENQQLPKDIDYLMVKAPETVRLIWEEYIQGVDGKPSVMYLENTYGNRWRREKNSKTFSRRKRFYKFIINGMKEGKTADEMINILESKREYIDDKGDKKKKTIGWLQQTLAGT
- the DDR48 gene encoding DNA damage-responsive protein 48 (similar to Saccharomyces cerevisiae YMR173W | DDR48 | DNA Damage Responsive), whose protein sequence is MGFFDKAKAYAEQKGKDELNQRFNNLSVGGSNNNNSSSNSGNNDDSYGSNNNNDDSYGSNNNNDDSYGSNNNDDSYGSNNNDDSYGSKKSGKKGGDSYGSNNDDSYGSNNNNNDDSYGSNNNNDSYGSNNNDDSYGSNNNDDSYSSKKSGKKGGDSYGSNNDDSYGSNNNNDDSYGSNNNDDSYSSKKSGKKGGNSYGSNNDDSYGSNNNNDDSYGSNNNNGDSYGSNNNDDSYSSKKSGKKGGNSYGSSNDDSYGSNNNNDDSYGSNNNNDDSYGSNNNDDSYGSKKSGKKGGNSYGSSNDDSYGSNNNNDDSYGSNNNDDSYGSNNNDDSYGSKKSGRGGNSYGSNNDDSYGSNNNDNSYGSNNDDSYGSGNNNDSYGSGRGGRGDDY
- the GRE1 gene encoding Gre1p (similar to Saccharomyces cerevisiae YMR175W | SIP18 | Salt Induced Protein (paralog of YPL223C | GRE1)) is translated as MSNLLNKFSEKISGHEHNENDNDQRGTRQSNQKQQGSLNNRSGNRNELNDDYNTSAGGFGNQGYAGRNSGRTQQDSNYTGNAMNDADEADDDDQFGQYGVSSSRQTRSQTTSHQKTGPYDMDEDDSDLTGTTQDAYNSAPAQRGIGKGHQYMSDNM